The Maridesulfovibrio ferrireducens genome segment GAAGATTCATATTTTAGGATTATTTTCATAACTACCTCTTACTTCGCAGTAAAATACGTAGCAAAAGCAGTTTCAGGAGAAGTTGAAATTGAACTAATATCTCGCTTAATGCGCATCATTTTATTGCTATCATTGTAATCGACAACAACTTCATCCACATACATATAGGATTTAGCTTGTCTGATTGATAATTCTGAAATTAAATTGATGGTATACTCAACCAAAGCTTTAACTGCATCGTTATTAAGCAAAATTCCATTTTCGCCTTCATTGAAAATAGTTCCGACACGTACATAATTTTTGTGGAATGTTGCTACAGGTTTTAAATCAGGATTAAGGCTTTGAATAAAGTCTTGCACAGCCTTTGCTACTTCTTCACCTTGCCCTTCTTTTATTTCCATTGCTTCTCGATCAAATTTTTTATCGAGTGAAATGAACTGTAGCTGTTCGATACTTAGTGATCCATAAGATATATATTTTGTGTCACCGAAAGTGGTTTTTGAGTAAAAAGACGAACTATCCCGTTCGCCTGCTTGTCCAAACTGTTCAAAGTTGCCATTACCTAGTTGATCAACAAAATCTTCCAGTAGCAACGGACTGGTGCGTTTATTTTGACTTGCAGGTACGACAAAACCACGAATTAAACCTGTAGCTGAAGCTATAATCTTTTGTAAATTTGATTTTTTTGCATAATGTAAATCAAAAGCTTGTGACCTAAACAGATGATGGCGAACGCAATTTTGGCTGATATAAAGTGGCGTTTCTTGAAAATTAATATCGGTAGGCTCTTTCCGGTATTTGTAGCCTGTATCTTTTACCTTTCCAGATAGATTTGAGTACCCTCTTAATTTTGGGAGAGTATGGTTATCAACGGTTGTACCTTTTTCTTGTGCTAAGCTTGTTGGCCCGTTCCAGTTTACAACTCCGTGCCCTAGTGCCGTTATTTTAAAATCGATACTTTTAATTCCAATTACTTTTTCCATTCTTCCTCCTCATAAATTGTTATTATTTATTTTTGCTAGTGGCATGGAGCCAATAACTTGATTGCTACCAATTACATAATAAGTAGCATTTTCTTCTGGGATTTTTTCGCCTAATTTTTCAGACAAATCCTTCGGGGTGTAACTCAGGAAAATTGGTGATTCTGGATCAACTGCTGCATTCTCTAGAATTTGTTTTCTTAAGTTCATTTTGCTTGCTGGTATTTTATTCGCTGGGCTATTTTTATCAACTCGGCCATGTTTTTTTGCCATATAGCCTAGTAAACCAGTATTGCGAATAGTGTCGAGGGATTCGGTATAGCAGTTTGAAAAATCGACATCACTGTGTTGCCAAGTCATTGCATAGTCGTTAGCAAACTCTGTATTTTCTTTGTTTTTTATATTTAGTATAGCCATCTGCACGAATCTGCTATCGCCTCGCAGTGAAGATTTCTTAATTTTTTTTCTATCGCTAGCTTTTTTGTTTTTTATAAAACGAACAGGATCATGCACTTTCGCCTTTATTGTCTTTACACTGTTTTTTAGTGCTGCAATAAGGTCTTGCTCTACAGCCTGCTTCCCTTTTTGGGATTGATAAAAATCTTGATAAAGGTGGTATATTTGACCAATTGTATACGTTTTATCTGTCAGTTTTGATTGCAAATAATCAAACCAAGCATAAGCACTATAATAACTATTCAAGGTATTTAGAAAGTGAGCGCAATTGCTTTTCACTTTGCCCTTAGAGGTAATAATCTCAGATGGTGTAGCTGTTAAAAAAATATTTACACTAGTGTTTTCTCCAAACCTGTCGAGCCGTCCTAGCCTTTGCAGCCAATTTTCAGCTGTAGTAAATTCAGTCACCATATGATCACAAGTGATATTAAGTGAGGCCTGTACAATAGGCCCACTTCTTAAAATAGAATATTGCCTATTACCAGAGTGTTTAAAACTTTGATAAACTTCTTCAAATAGCATCTGTTTGTCTGAAACTTTAAATTTTCCATGAAATAACAATCCATTCTCATCATCTTGATGTTCAATAAAAGCTTGCTGAGCTACTGTGGCTGTGTTGCTGATAACAATGCTATTTTTAGGCTGGAGACTAAACAAAGGATTGCTTTCGTCCTTTAACTTTTCGTCAAAATCTTTAAATTTTAGTTGATATTGGCTGCCATTAGAACTTTCAAAAGCTATGAAATCTTCAGAATCTAAATCTAATATGTTTTCAACAAAGTAAGGATTTGGAGTTGCTGAAACGAGTAATGTGTTGGCATTTGCTCCCATGAGCTTTTTTGATTGGATTAATTCAGAAAATAATAAATTAAAACCAGCCATTGGGACATATTCGTGATATTCGTCAAAGACTACATGACTAGCCATAAAATCGATTAATGCCGTCACCTTCGTGTGTGTGGTGATGTTATTAATGACTTGGTCTATTGTTGTTAATATTATATCTCCTGAGAATTCTTCTCCCTCTTTTGTTGCAACAGATTTGCCGTTATTATTTGTATATTTAAATTCGCCAGTCAGCATTTCTATTTTTGCTTTAGGCAAATATTCTTCACTGGTTAAATCTTGATACAAACCTTCACAAACTTGCACACGAGGGCAAACCCAGATTATTTTTTTAGCTTTTCCTAACTTTGCCCATTCTAATGCTATTTTTGTTTTACCACAGCCAGCAGGGCCATTTAAGACAGCAACTTCCCCAATTTCCAACAAGTCTTTTGCTGCTTTTGTCTGTCTTCTATTTCTATCACTATCTGGATAATCTTCTTCAAAACGAGTCAAGCAAGTGGAGATATGCTTGCCGAGTTCACCATTTGTTTTCAAAAAATTAGCAGCCAGTTCAAATAATTTACCATTATTTATGTAGCTTTCTAGCTGGTCAGCAGTAAGTGCTGAAACAGTTCTGTCAGCACTTATCACGCATGCACGAACAATATTCGCCTTTGAATTCAGCAAAACT includes the following:
- the cas7fv gene encoding type I-Fv CRISPR-associated protein Cas7fv, coding for MEKVIGIKSIDFKITALGHGVVNWNGPTSLAQEKGTTVDNHTLPKLRGYSNLSGKVKDTGYKYRKEPTDINFQETPLYISQNCVRHHLFRSQAFDLHYAKKSNLQKIIASATGLIRGFVVPASQNKRTSPLLLEDFVDQLGNGNFEQFGQAGERDSSSFYSKTTFGDTKYISYGSLSIEQLQFISLDKKFDREAMEIKEGQGEEVAKAVQDFIQSLNPDLKPVATFHKNYVRVGTIFNEGENGILLNNDAVKALVEYTINLISELSIRQAKSYMYVDEVVVDYNDSNKMMRIKRDISSISTSPETAFATYFTAK
- a CDS encoding CRISPR-associated endonuclease Cas3'' translates to MSGEIYANSQKQLLSHHLFAVGYVAAQLIETFIGADEKLKLSAFLAGCLHDLGKVDPQFQTWLNTQIGTSANKNDSLPEDGFHIVDEEKFSFEKHPRHNEISLWIINFLNLSKVLSNKKQNEFIEHAVYWHHAKPIRKEEYTTLGHIHKKIKSAYKDKGMTEILKYACMQLEQIKKTDEKYAENPHIDWSCIHGIFDTEIAYEFKKINLPEYKQYDLEDDLDEYVDQVLLNSKANIVRACVISADRTVSALTADQLESYINNGKLFELAANFLKTNGELGKHISTCLTRFEEDYPDSDRNRRQTKAAKDLLEIGEVAVLNGPAGCGKTKIALEWAKLGKAKKIIWVCPRVQVCEGLYQDLTSEEYLPKAKIEMLTGEFKYTNNNGKSVATKEGEEFSGDIILTTIDQVINNITTHTKVTALIDFMASHVVFDEYHEYVPMAGFNLLFSELIQSKKLMGANANTLLVSATPNPYFVENILDLDSEDFIAFESSNGSQYQLKFKDFDEKLKDESNPLFSLQPKNSIVISNTATVAQQAFIEHQDDENGLLFHGKFKVSDKQMLFEEVYQSFKHSGNRQYSILRSGPIVQASLNITCDHMVTEFTTAENWLQRLGRLDRFGENTSVNIFLTATPSEIITSKGKVKSNCAHFLNTLNSYYSAYAWFDYLQSKLTDKTYTIGQIYHLYQDFYQSQKGKQAVEQDLIAALKNSVKTIKAKVHDPVRFIKNKKASDRKKIKKSSLRGDSRFVQMAILNIKNKENTEFANDYAMTWQHSDVDFSNCYTESLDTIRNTGLLGYMAKKHGRVDKNSPANKIPASKMNLRKQILENAAVDPESPIFLSYTPKDLSEKLGEKIPEENATYYVIGSNQVIGSMPLAKINNNNL